One region of Quercus lobata isolate SW786 chromosome 2, ValleyOak3.0 Primary Assembly, whole genome shotgun sequence genomic DNA includes:
- the LOC115977572 gene encoding shaggy-related protein kinase kappa isoform X1 codes for MASASLGNGGVGSSRSVNGFKGSSSSVDWLGREMLEMRLRDKVDHDEDRDSEPDVIDGVGAETGHVIRTTIGGRNGQVKQTVSYIAEHVVGTGSFGVVYQAKCRETGEIVAIKKVLQDKRYKNRELQIMQMLDHPNIVALKHCFFSTTDKEELYLNLVLEFVPETVNRIARTYSRNNQRMPLIYVKLYTYQICRALAYIHNCINICHRDIKPQNLLVNPHTHQLKLCDFGSAKKLVKGEPNVSYICSRYYRAPELIFGATEYTTAIDIWSTGCVMAELLLGQPLFPGESGVDQLVEIIKVLGTPTREEIKCMNPNYTEFKFPQIKPHPWHKVFQKRLPPEAVDLVCRFFQYSPNLRCTALEACVHPFFDELRDPNTRLPNGRPLPPLFNFKAPELSGIPPDIIHKLIPEHARKQNLFMALHS; via the exons ATGGCATCTGCCAGCCTAGGGAATGGTGGAGTGGGCAGTTCCAGGTCTGTTAATGGCTTTAAAGGTTCATCTAGTTCGGTTGACTGGCTGGGGAGAGAGATGCTTGAGATGAGACTGAGGGACAAGGTGGACCATGATGAGGACAGA GATAGTGAACCAGATGTAATTGATGGTGTTGGTGCTGAAACGGGACATGTAATACGAACCACTATTGGTGGTCGAAATGGTCAAGTTAAGCAG ACAGTAAGTTATATTGCAGAACATGTTGTCGGAACTGGTTCTTTTGGTGTTGTTTATCAA GCAAAATGTAGAGAAACTGGAGAGATTGTTGCTATAAAGAAGGTTCTACAAGACAAGCGCTACAAGAATAGGGAGTTACAGATAATGCAGATGTTGGATCATCCAAATATTGTTGCCCTTAAGCATTGTTTCTTTTCAACTACAGACAAAGAAGAGCTTTATCTGAATCTTGTACTAGAATTTGTCCCTGAAACTGTTAACCGTATTGCAAGAACCTATAGCAGGAACAACCAGCGAATGCCCTTAATATATGTTAAACTTTATACCTATCAG ATCTGCAGAGCGCTTGCCTACATACATAATTGTATTAATATTTGTCATCGTGACATCAAGCCACAAAACCTACTA GTCAATCCCCATACACATCAGCTGAAACTTTGTGATTTTGGGAGTGCAAAAAAGTTG GTGAAAGGAGAACCCAATGTTTCTTACATCTGTTCAAGATATTATCGTGCTCCAGAGCTCATATTTGGTGCCACTGAGTACACAACTGCGATAGATATATGGTCTACAGGTTGTGTGATGGCTGAGTTACTTCTTGGACAG CCTTTGTTTCCTGGTGAAAGTGGGGTTGACCAACTAGTTGAGATCATTAAG GTTTTGGGAACTCCAACCAGGGAGGAGATAAAGTGCATGAATCCAAATTATACTGAATTTAAGTTCCCACAGATAAAGCCTCATCCATGGCACAAG GTCTTCCAAAAACGTTTACCCCCAGAAGCAGTGGACCTCGTTTGTAGGTTTTTTCAGTACTCTCCCAATTTGCGATGCACTGCT TTGGAAGCTTGCGTTCATCCTTTCTTTGATGAGCTGAGGGACCCAAACACTCGCCTTCCTAATGGCCGCCCTCTTCCTcctctctttaattttaaagCCCCAG AGCTCTCAGGCATACCACCTGATATCATCCATAAACTTATTCCAGAACATGCTCGGAAGCAGAACTTGTTTATGGCTTTGCACTCTTAG
- the LOC115977572 gene encoding shaggy-related protein kinase kappa isoform X2, with the protein MASASLGNGGVGSSRSVNGFKGSSSSVDWLGREMLEMRLRDKVDHDEDRDSEPDVIDGVGAETGHVIRTTIGGRNGQTVSYIAEHVVGTGSFGVVYQAKCRETGEIVAIKKVLQDKRYKNRELQIMQMLDHPNIVALKHCFFSTTDKEELYLNLVLEFVPETVNRIARTYSRNNQRMPLIYVKLYTYQICRALAYIHNCINICHRDIKPQNLLVNPHTHQLKLCDFGSAKKLVKGEPNVSYICSRYYRAPELIFGATEYTTAIDIWSTGCVMAELLLGQPLFPGESGVDQLVEIIKVLGTPTREEIKCMNPNYTEFKFPQIKPHPWHKVFQKRLPPEAVDLVCRFFQYSPNLRCTALEACVHPFFDELRDPNTRLPNGRPLPPLFNFKAPELSGIPPDIIHKLIPEHARKQNLFMALHS; encoded by the exons ATGGCATCTGCCAGCCTAGGGAATGGTGGAGTGGGCAGTTCCAGGTCTGTTAATGGCTTTAAAGGTTCATCTAGTTCGGTTGACTGGCTGGGGAGAGAGATGCTTGAGATGAGACTGAGGGACAAGGTGGACCATGATGAGGACAGA GATAGTGAACCAGATGTAATTGATGGTGTTGGTGCTGAAACGGGACATGTAATACGAACCACTATTGGTGGTCGAAATGGTCAA ACAGTAAGTTATATTGCAGAACATGTTGTCGGAACTGGTTCTTTTGGTGTTGTTTATCAA GCAAAATGTAGAGAAACTGGAGAGATTGTTGCTATAAAGAAGGTTCTACAAGACAAGCGCTACAAGAATAGGGAGTTACAGATAATGCAGATGTTGGATCATCCAAATATTGTTGCCCTTAAGCATTGTTTCTTTTCAACTACAGACAAAGAAGAGCTTTATCTGAATCTTGTACTAGAATTTGTCCCTGAAACTGTTAACCGTATTGCAAGAACCTATAGCAGGAACAACCAGCGAATGCCCTTAATATATGTTAAACTTTATACCTATCAG ATCTGCAGAGCGCTTGCCTACATACATAATTGTATTAATATTTGTCATCGTGACATCAAGCCACAAAACCTACTA GTCAATCCCCATACACATCAGCTGAAACTTTGTGATTTTGGGAGTGCAAAAAAGTTG GTGAAAGGAGAACCCAATGTTTCTTACATCTGTTCAAGATATTATCGTGCTCCAGAGCTCATATTTGGTGCCACTGAGTACACAACTGCGATAGATATATGGTCTACAGGTTGTGTGATGGCTGAGTTACTTCTTGGACAG CCTTTGTTTCCTGGTGAAAGTGGGGTTGACCAACTAGTTGAGATCATTAAG GTTTTGGGAACTCCAACCAGGGAGGAGATAAAGTGCATGAATCCAAATTATACTGAATTTAAGTTCCCACAGATAAAGCCTCATCCATGGCACAAG GTCTTCCAAAAACGTTTACCCCCAGAAGCAGTGGACCTCGTTTGTAGGTTTTTTCAGTACTCTCCCAATTTGCGATGCACTGCT TTGGAAGCTTGCGTTCATCCTTTCTTTGATGAGCTGAGGGACCCAAACACTCGCCTTCCTAATGGCCGCCCTCTTCCTcctctctttaattttaaagCCCCAG AGCTCTCAGGCATACCACCTGATATCATCCATAAACTTATTCCAGAACATGCTCGGAAGCAGAACTTGTTTATGGCTTTGCACTCTTAG